A portion of the Glycine max cultivar Williams 82 chromosome 10, Glycine_max_v4.0, whole genome shotgun sequence genome contains these proteins:
- the LOC100807152 gene encoding uncharacterized protein isoform X2, translating to MLLRHYFINKMHEFSIVDGFVEISECMAEMTKYVANEPSVGLFFIQQHAQNAVPNIIKVKKNVVEKSHETTLHTEDLEDSVTMVQSMKECGFPIADKMIREIKKSLITMETKQPKRGLIHPASSSHSERASFLGNAAFYAQEGNEKRSNYFSNVLKSAKEKAGSFKWRQLDTRGSIDSTDEKPPMYPNLPLLVTSASITSSFRAAETDELPVSSQVEDESQHKQTDVSDISINLLSVSERFDDFKANKEAKLAEWLDGTGNLDDNCGTGDEKRS from the exons ATGCTTCTGAGACATTATTTCATCAATAAG ATGCATGAGTTCTCCATTGTTGATGGTTTTGTGGAGATAAGTGAATGCATGGCAGAGATGACCAAGTACGTGGCTAATGAACCATCCGTTGGGCTTTTCTTTATCCAACAGCATGCTCAAAATgcagtacccaatatcatcaaagttaagaaaaatgttgttgAGAAGTCTCATGAAACAACTTTGCACACAGAAGATTTGGAGGACTCTGTCACAATGGTTCAATCAATGAAAGAGTGTGGATTTCCCATAGCTGATAAGATGATCAGAGAGATTAAAAAATCTCTGATAACTATGGAAACAAAACAACCGAAAAGAGGGTTAATCCATCCAGCATCAAGTTCTCATTCAGAAAGAGCTAGTTTCTTGGGTAACGCTGCATTTTATGCTCAGGAGGGCAATGAAAAAAGGAGTAACTATTTCTCAAATGTTTTGAAGTCAGCAAAAGAGAAGGCTGGCAGCTTCAAGTGGCGGCAGCTTGATACTCGGGGATCAATAGATTCCACGGATGAGAAGCCACCAATGTACCCTAATTTGCCGTTGTTGGTCACATCTGCAAGCATTACTTCATCTTTTCGGGCTGCCGAAACTGATGAGTTGCCTGTATCAAGCCAGGTTGAAGACGAGTCTCAGCACAAACAGACCGATGTTAGTGATATCAGCATTAATTTATTGTCAGTATCAGAAAGATTCGACGACTTCAAAGCTAATAAAGAAGCTAAACTAGCGGAGTGGCTGGACGGAACTGGCAACCTTGATGATAATTGCGGCACAGGTGATGAGAAAAGGTCTTAG
- the LOC100807152 gene encoding uncharacterized protein isoform X1 — MPLFIIASYLRCHCNRMHEFSIVDGFVEISECMAEMTKYVANEPSVGLFFIQQHAQNAVPNIIKVKKNVVEKSHETTLHTEDLEDSVTMVQSMKECGFPIADKMIREIKKSLITMETKQPKRGLIHPASSSHSERASFLGNAAFYAQEGNEKRSNYFSNVLKSAKEKAGSFKWRQLDTRGSIDSTDEKPPMYPNLPLLVTSASITSSFRAAETDELPVSSQVEDESQHKQTDVSDISINLLSVSERFDDFKANKEAKLAEWLDGTGNLDDNCGTGDEKRS, encoded by the exons ATGCCTCTCTTCATCATCGCATCTTATCTTCGCTGCCACTGCAACAGG ATGCATGAGTTCTCCATTGTTGATGGTTTTGTGGAGATAAGTGAATGCATGGCAGAGATGACCAAGTACGTGGCTAATGAACCATCCGTTGGGCTTTTCTTTATCCAACAGCATGCTCAAAATgcagtacccaatatcatcaaagttaagaaaaatgttgttgAGAAGTCTCATGAAACAACTTTGCACACAGAAGATTTGGAGGACTCTGTCACAATGGTTCAATCAATGAAAGAGTGTGGATTTCCCATAGCTGATAAGATGATCAGAGAGATTAAAAAATCTCTGATAACTATGGAAACAAAACAACCGAAAAGAGGGTTAATCCATCCAGCATCAAGTTCTCATTCAGAAAGAGCTAGTTTCTTGGGTAACGCTGCATTTTATGCTCAGGAGGGCAATGAAAAAAGGAGTAACTATTTCTCAAATGTTTTGAAGTCAGCAAAAGAGAAGGCTGGCAGCTTCAAGTGGCGGCAGCTTGATACTCGGGGATCAATAGATTCCACGGATGAGAAGCCACCAATGTACCCTAATTTGCCGTTGTTGGTCACATCTGCAAGCATTACTTCATCTTTTCGGGCTGCCGAAACTGATGAGTTGCCTGTATCAAGCCAGGTTGAAGACGAGTCTCAGCACAAACAGACCGATGTTAGTGATATCAGCATTAATTTATTGTCAGTATCAGAAAGATTCGACGACTTCAAAGCTAATAAAGAAGCTAAACTAGCGGAGTGGCTGGACGGAACTGGCAACCTTGATGATAATTGCGGCACAGGTGATGAGAAAAGGTCTTAG
- the LOC100807152 gene encoding uncharacterized protein isoform X3 has product MHEFSIVDGFVEISECMAEMTKYVANEPSVGLFFIQQHAQNAVPNIIKVKKNVVEKSHETTLHTEDLEDSVTMVQSMKECGFPIADKMIREIKKSLITMETKQPKRGLIHPASSSHSERASFLGNAAFYAQEGNEKRSNYFSNVLKSAKEKAGSFKWRQLDTRGSIDSTDEKPPMYPNLPLLVTSASITSSFRAAETDELPVSSQVEDESQHKQTDVSDISINLLSVSERFDDFKANKEAKLAEWLDGTGNLDDNCGTGDEKRS; this is encoded by the coding sequence ATGCATGAGTTCTCCATTGTTGATGGTTTTGTGGAGATAAGTGAATGCATGGCAGAGATGACCAAGTACGTGGCTAATGAACCATCCGTTGGGCTTTTCTTTATCCAACAGCATGCTCAAAATgcagtacccaatatcatcaaagttaagaaaaatgttgttgAGAAGTCTCATGAAACAACTTTGCACACAGAAGATTTGGAGGACTCTGTCACAATGGTTCAATCAATGAAAGAGTGTGGATTTCCCATAGCTGATAAGATGATCAGAGAGATTAAAAAATCTCTGATAACTATGGAAACAAAACAACCGAAAAGAGGGTTAATCCATCCAGCATCAAGTTCTCATTCAGAAAGAGCTAGTTTCTTGGGTAACGCTGCATTTTATGCTCAGGAGGGCAATGAAAAAAGGAGTAACTATTTCTCAAATGTTTTGAAGTCAGCAAAAGAGAAGGCTGGCAGCTTCAAGTGGCGGCAGCTTGATACTCGGGGATCAATAGATTCCACGGATGAGAAGCCACCAATGTACCCTAATTTGCCGTTGTTGGTCACATCTGCAAGCATTACTTCATCTTTTCGGGCTGCCGAAACTGATGAGTTGCCTGTATCAAGCCAGGTTGAAGACGAGTCTCAGCACAAACAGACCGATGTTAGTGATATCAGCATTAATTTATTGTCAGTATCAGAAAGATTCGACGACTTCAAAGCTAATAAAGAAGCTAAACTAGCGGAGTGGCTGGACGGAACTGGCAACCTTGATGATAATTGCGGCACAGGTGATGAGAAAAGGTCTTAG